The following coding sequences are from one Papaver somniferum cultivar HN1 unplaced genomic scaffold, ASM357369v1 unplaced-scaffold_55, whole genome shotgun sequence window:
- the LOC113343153 gene encoding uncharacterized protein LOC113343153, with amino-acid sequence MSRFVRHAYKSVASGLKYHTLHQRLLKSTDTYRARFGELSKFPDDYLDSTCPKKIEEVVQVMEVGDEFGTTVNKLLHDYKHFKLHEEPNLTALNMLRGYGLPSAVAATLGFLVVEIAYWKQLDEEYLEIERKLSAMEALERELSTESAK; translated from the exons ATGAGCCGTTTTGTAAGGCACGCATATAAGTCGGTGGCCTCCGGCTTGAAATACCATACACTCCACCAGCGTCTCCTGAAGTCCACAGACACATACCGTGCCCGTTTT GGCGAATTGTCCAAATTCCCGGATGACTACCTGGATTCGACTTGTCCAAAGAAGATAGAAGAGGTCGTGCAAGTCATGGAAGTGGGAGACGAGTTTGGAACAACGGTTAACAAACTCCTTCATGATTATAAACATTTCAAG CTACATGAAGAACCAAATCTCACTGCACTCAATATGCTCAGAGGTTATGGTTTACCATCTGCAGTAGCCGCAACACTTGGTTTCCTAGTTGTGGAGATTGCATATTGGAAACAGTTGGATGAGGAGTACCTAG AAATTGAAAGGAAACTGTCAGCTATGGAAGCACTTGAAAGGGAACTGTCAACTGAAAGTGCCAAGTAG